Sequence from the Corallococcus sp. EGB genome:
GGTCGGCCTCCTCCAGGCGGGCGGCGTTCGCCAAGGCCTCGCGCTCCACGCGTCGCAGGCGCAGGACGCTGTTGACGGTGGCGATGAGCTCTCCGGGGTCGAAGGGCTGGGTGAGGTAGACGTCCGCGCAGGCCCGCGACCTTCTTCTCCGCGGTGATGAAGGTCGCGGAGGTGTGGATGATGGCGATCTCCCGGGTGCGGGGGTCCTCCTTCAGCCGCCGGCACACCTCGTAGCCGCTCATGTCGGGCAGCTTCACGTCGAGCACGATGACGTCCGGGTGCGAATCGACGGCGAGCCGCAGGGCCTCCCCGCCGGTGACCGCCTCCAGCATGTCGTAGCCCGCCTGGCGCAACGAGAAGGTGCCCACGTAGAGGCTCGCGGGCGTGTCGTTGACGTGGAGGACGGTGGCTTTGATGGCAGCGAGCACGGCGACGCTCCCAGGGAGGAGCCGAGCCGGCTTCTACCGCGCGCCAGCGACGCACGCGACCTGGGATCATCCCACTCCCCGCCCCCTTACGCGCAGCGCGTTCCAGGCGGGCGGAGAGTGTTGGAACCGCGACGGCTCAAGGCTCCGTCCACACCGCCAGTTCGTTGCCCGTGGGGTCCGTGAAGTGGAAGCGCTTGCCTCCGGGGAAGGAGAACGTGTCCTTCACGATGCGCCCTCCGGCCTCGCGCACCTTGGCCAGCGTCGCGTCCAGGTCCTTCGAATAGAGCACCAGCAGCACGCCGCCCTTGGATACCTGGCGCTCCTTGTCGAAGCCACCGTTCAGCCGCCCGTCCATGAAGCTCGTGTAGTCCGGGCCATAGTCCTCGAACCTCCAGCCGAACACGGCGCCGTAGAAGCGCTTCGCCTCCGAGATGTCCTTCGCGGGAAGCTCGATGTAGTCGATGCGGTGGTGCTGCTCGGCCTGCTGCGGTGCGGCGGACATGGGTGTCTCCTCCAAGTGGGAACACCCCCACCTTACGCACCCGCCTCCTGGGAGGATTGGACGAATCCGACCTGCCGCGCCTGCTCGCGCACGTATGCCCCCGGCGTCAGGCCTGTCAGCGCCCGGAATTCCCGCACCTGGTGCGCCTGGTCGTAGTACCCCGCAGCCAACGCCCACTCCGCGCCCTCCAGCCCGCGCGACAACTCCACCGCGTGCTGCATCCTCGCGATGCGGCACAACACCTTCGGCGACAGTCCCACCGCCGCGTGGAAGCGCCGCTCCACCTGGCGCGTCCCCACCCCCACCACCGCCTCCAGCGTGCGCACCGGCACCTGGCCCCTCGCCCCCAGGATGTGGTCCACCGCGCGCCGCACCCCCGCGTCCCCTTCCTGCCCGGGCAGCCGGCCCAGCAACAACCGCTCCAGCAGGGCGAAGCGCGCCGCCGTCCCCGGCGCTTCCGCCAGCCGCTCCCGCCACTCGCGCGCCTCGGGCGGCCAGAGGTCCCCCAGCGCCACCTTCGCGTCCGTCAGTTCGTTCAAGGGCAGCCGCAGGAACGGCTGCGCGCCTCCGGGCCGGAAGCGCACCGCGACGAAGGCCGCGCGCGGAGACAACGGCACCACCTCCGCCTTCCGCATGGCCCCCACCACGTGCAGCCCCACCCCACCCGTCAGGTCCACCAGGATGTCCAGACACCCATCCGGCAACACCCGGTGCACGCCCACTGGCGCCTCGCCCGACAGCTCCAGCGCCCAGTAGCACTGGACGTACGGCGCCAGCGCCGTACAAGGGAGTGCCTCCACGTAGCGCATCAGACCGCTTCCGCGACAGCCGAGCGGGGCAGCCACACCGTGAAGCATGTGCCCTGCCCCGGCCCCTCGCTGCGCGCCTCGATGCGGCCTCCGTGCCGCTCCACGATTTCGCGGCAGATGGCCAGGCCCAGGCCCAGTCCTCCGGCGTAGTGCTCCGCCGCGTTGCGCGCTCGGAAGAAGGGCGTGAAGAGCTGCGACAGGCTCTCCGCCGGAATCCCGATGCCCCGGTCCTCCACGTCCACCCGCACCTGCCCTTCCTCCTCGCGCACCCGCACGGCCACCGGCATCCCCGGCGGCGAATAGCGCAGGGCGTTCTCCACCAGGTTCGTCAGCAGCTGATCCAACCGCTGCTCGTCCCACCGCCCCACCAGCGGCGCGTCCGGGACCTCCAGGGACAACAACCCCTGGCGCTCAGGGCGCGTGACCTGGATGCGCTCCACCACCTCGCGCGCCAGCGCCACCAGGTCCATGGGCGCCACCGTCAGCGTGAAGCGCCCGGACTGCAACCGCGACACGTCCAGCATGTCGCCAATCAGCCGCGTCAGCCGGTCCACCTGTCGCGTCAGCCGCTCCAGGCTGGCGCGCTGCCGCTCCGGCGTCATCCCCGCGCTGGACTCCACCTGACGGATGAGCAGCTCCAGCGTGGCCTTCAGGGGCGTCAGCGGCGTGCGCAGCTCGTGGCTCGCCATGGAGAGGAATTGATCCCGGATGGCGATGGCCTCGCGCAGCTCCTTCTGCGTCCGGTCGATGCGCGCCGCCATCTCGTTGAAGCCCGATGCCAACTGCGCCACCTCGTCGTCGCCCCGGGCCTGCACGCGCTGCTCCGCGGACGGCGTGCCCAGCACGGCGAAGCCATCCCGGAGACTCTCCAGCCGCACCGCCACGTCCCGCCCCACCCACTGCGACAGGAGCAGTGAGATGGCCCCCGCCAGCGCCGCGATGGCCACCACCCACCCGCCCATGCGCGTCACCGGCGCGAACGCTTCGCGCAGCCCCGCCGTCACCACCACCGTCCAGGGCGTGCCCTCCACCTGCGCGTGTGCCACCAGCAGGCGCCGCCCGGACGCGCCGAACGCCTCCCGCATCCCCTCCGGCGCCGCCAGCGCCTCCTCCCCGATGAAGTCCAGCACCGGCGCCCGCATGAGCACGTCGCCCCGGTCCGTCTCGCGCAGGAGCGTCCCATCACGGCGGTCGAACAGCTCCACGTGGTAGCTGCGCGAGGCGAGCGTCGGCTGCAGGCCCAGGCGCTTCAGGGACAGCCCGCCCACCAAGACCAGGCGCCTGCCGTCCCCCAGCTCCACCGGCGCGGTGAAGACCACGAAGGGCACCCCGGCCCGGGAGAGGAAGGGCTTGGACAGGGACACCTGGTCGCCGCCCTTCAACGTCTGCTGGAAGTATTCCCGTTCCGCGAAGTTGCCGGTGCGCCGGTTCAGCTTCACGGAGGGCACCAGCGTCTCCCCCGCCGAGTCCAGCAGCCACGTCGCGTCGAACAGTCCGGAGTCGAACTCCAGCAGCTCCACCCGCTCGCGCAGGACCTCCAGGTTCCCCGTGCGCGCCGCGGCGATAAAGGCCGGGTCCCGGCTCT
This genomic interval carries:
- a CDS encoding VOC family protein, coding for MSAAPQQAEQHHRIDYIELPAKDISEAKRFYGAVFGWRFEDYGPDYTSFMDGRLNGGFDKERQVSKGGVLLVLYSKDLDATLAKVREAGGRIVKDTFSFPGGKRFHFTDPTGNELAVWTEP
- a CDS encoding AraC family transcriptional regulator, which produces MRYVEALPCTALAPYVQCYWALELSGEAPVGVHRVLPDGCLDILVDLTGGVGLHVVGAMRKAEVVPLSPRAAFVAVRFRPGGAQPFLRLPLNELTDAKVALGDLWPPEAREWRERLAEAPGTAARFALLERLLLGRLPGQEGDAGVRRAVDHILGARGQVPVRTLEAVVGVGTRQVERRFHAAVGLSPKVLCRIARMQHAVELSRGLEGAEWALAAGYYDQAHQVREFRALTGLTPGAYVREQARQVGFVQSSQEAGA
- a CDS encoding ATP-binding protein — encoded protein: MGILERARVEWFAAAFGLVVGTTMVFVPYEFGASIFQLIYPYVRPLGSLFLVGSATMLAAMLYPTWPPFVGWLGRALFLGAVAFYWWGATVLPRGITGFVLYPLLAGLLLLERTRRFQERGLLSVLIACVALSFGGLMVLIPSSFIRMSLLAFGPFVRLLGGAFLATGALLAVGLWRRHGRACRIALGGLGILFLNMTLALGSRGSWAGMGVYAVLALSCVLLLGMRELPVLSGVRWRLFRGMALASVLPILGLGAVTSYVAQRALEVELRGKAQQAVVAEKAWLEQTASLARALLGAQSRDPAFIAAARTGNLEVLRERVELLEFDSGLFDATWLLDSAGETLVPSVKLNRRTGNFAEREYFQQTLKGGDQVSLSKPFLSRAGVPFVVFTAPVELGDGRRLVLVGGLSLKRLGLQPTLASRSYHVELFDRRDGTLLRETDRGDVLMRAPVLDFIGEEALAAPEGMREAFGASGRRLLVAHAQVEGTPWTVVVTAGLREAFAPVTRMGGWVVAIAALAGAISLLLSQWVGRDVAVRLESLRDGFAVLGTPSAEQRVQARGDDEVAQLASGFNEMAARIDRTQKELREAIAIRDQFLSMASHELRTPLTPLKATLELLIRQVESSAGMTPERQRASLERLTRQVDRLTRLIGDMLDVSRLQSGRFTLTVAPMDLVALAREVVERIQVTRPERQGLLSLEVPDAPLVGRWDEQRLDQLLTNLVENALRYSPPGMPVAVRVREEEGQVRVDVEDRGIGIPAESLSQLFTPFFRARNAAEHYAGGLGLGLAICREIVERHGGRIEARSEGPGQGTCFTVWLPRSAVAEAV